The following are from one region of the Mustela lutreola isolate mMusLut2 chromosome 7, mMusLut2.pri, whole genome shotgun sequence genome:
- the LOC131835275 gene encoding olfactory receptor 4F21-like, whose amino-acid sequence MEGLNDSVVSEFMLLGLSSSWETKVFLMLIFSFIYLGIILGNLFIFFLVIFDSHLHSPMYFLLANLSLIDVGLSSTTVPKMIKDLLNEYKIISFQSCMTQICFIHIMGGVEMVLLIAMAFDRYTAICKPLHYLNIMNPKICVSFVIAGWVTGVIHAMSQFAFIINLPFCGPNEVDSFYCDFPRIIKLACTDGDRFEFIIAANSGFMSMGTFFLLILSYIFILVTVWKRSSGDLSKAFVTLSAHITVVVLFFTPCMFLYVWPFPTSSIDKYLFIVDFAITPVLNPAIYTLRNKDIKVAIKRLSKHEYYVKFC is encoded by the coding sequence ATGGAAGGATTAAATGATTCTGTGGTTTCTGAATTTATGTTGCTGGGACTCTCTAGTTCTTGGGAAACTAAAGTTTTTCTCatgttgattttttccttcatttatttagggATCATCCTGGgaaatctcttcattttctttttggtaatttttgattCTCACCTACATTCTCCTATGTACTTCTTGCTGGCCAACCTGTCACTCATTGATGTAGGGCTTTCCTCTACCACAGTCCCAAAGATGATTAAGGACcttttaaatgaatataagaTTATTTCTTTCCAAAGCTGCATGACACAGATATGTTTTATCCACATCATGGGAGGAGTGGAGATGGTGCTACTCATAGCCATGGCATTTGACAGGTACACAGCAATCTGTAAGCCTCTTCACTACCTGAACATCATGAATCCTAAAATATGTGTTTCATTTGTAATTGCTGGCTGGGTAACTGGGGTGATCCATGCTATGTCTCAGTTTGCTTTCATTATAAACTTGCCCTTTTGTGGTCCTAATGAAGTAGACAGCTTTTACTGTGACTTTCCCAGGATCATAAAACTTGCATGCACAGATGGAGACAGGTTTGAGTTTATTATTGCTGCCAACAGTGGCTTCATGAGCATGGGCACCTTCTTCTTGCTAATTCTTTCCTACATCTTCATTTTGGTCACTGTCTGGAAACGTTCTTCAGGAGACTTATCCAAAGCATTTGTCACTCTGTCAGCTCACATCACTGTGGTGGTTCTTTTTTTCACTCCATGCATGTTTCTCTATGTCTGGCCTTTCCCCACATCATCAATTGACAAATACCTGTTCATTGTTGACTTTGCTATTACCCCTGTCTTGAATCCTGCCATCTATACATTACGGAACAAAGACATCAAGGTAGCCATAAAAAGATTGAGCAAACACGAGTATTATGTCAAATTTTGCTGA